From the genome of Pelobacter propionicus DSM 2379, one region includes:
- the nuoF gene encoding NADH-quinone oxidoreductase subunit NuoF, whose protein sequence is MTSERIFFNFPVTADSHTLKAYQGRGGYQALENALKTLQPIDVEKEVMASGLRGRGGAGFPTGSKWSFVNKKAPVVYLCCNADEGEPGTFKDRWIFEHNSHQLIEGMILAAYALNVRNAFIYIRGEFDLSFRRLMDAMSEAYKAGYLGENILGSSFSCDIRVMQGGGAYVCGEESSLYTSIEGFKGYPRNKPPFPAVQGLYKAPTVVNNVETLANVPWIMTNGAKAFSAMGTEKHPGTKIFGVSGHVKKPGLYELPLGYPLKKLIFEECGGILNGKELKAVIPGGSSTPILLPQDVETANLDAECLSTYRTMLGSGGVIVIAEGVCMVRLLHTLSRFYAHESCGQCTPCREGSAWMNDIISRIVAGKGVKGDLESLERITKGIMGNTVCALGDAASMPVINFITKFRAEFDYYIEHGRSMNDGRLEI, encoded by the coding sequence ATGACAAGCGAGAGAATCTTCTTCAATTTCCCCGTAACCGCCGACTCCCATACGCTTAAAGCGTACCAGGGGCGTGGCGGCTACCAGGCCCTTGAGAACGCCCTCAAGACCCTGCAGCCCATCGACGTGGAGAAGGAAGTCATGGCATCGGGTCTTCGTGGCCGCGGCGGCGCCGGCTTCCCCACCGGCAGCAAATGGTCCTTCGTCAACAAGAAGGCCCCCGTCGTCTACCTCTGCTGCAACGCCGACGAAGGGGAGCCGGGCACCTTCAAAGACCGCTGGATCTTCGAGCACAACTCCCACCAGCTCATCGAAGGGATGATCCTGGCCGCCTACGCGCTTAACGTCAGAAACGCCTTCATCTACATCAGGGGTGAATTCGACCTCTCCTTCAGAAGGCTCATGGACGCCATGAGTGAGGCCTACAAAGCCGGCTACCTGGGCGAGAACATCCTGGGCAGCTCCTTCTCCTGCGACATCCGGGTCATGCAGGGTGGCGGCGCCTACGTCTGCGGCGAGGAATCCAGCCTTTATACATCCATCGAAGGCTTCAAGGGCTACCCGCGCAACAAGCCGCCCTTCCCGGCCGTGCAGGGCCTCTACAAAGCCCCCACCGTCGTCAACAACGTGGAGACCTTGGCCAACGTTCCCTGGATCATGACCAACGGCGCCAAGGCCTTTAGCGCCATGGGCACCGAGAAGCACCCCGGCACCAAGATCTTCGGCGTCTCCGGCCACGTCAAAAAACCGGGCCTGTATGAACTTCCCCTGGGCTACCCCTTAAAGAAACTGATCTTCGAGGAGTGCGGCGGAATCCTGAACGGCAAAGAGCTCAAAGCCGTCATCCCGGGCGGCTCCTCCACCCCGATTCTCTTGCCCCAAGACGTGGAGACCGCCAACCTGGATGCCGAATGCCTCTCCACCTACCGCACCATGCTCGGTTCCGGCGGGGTCATCGTCATCGCCGAAGGGGTCTGCATGGTCAGACTGCTGCACACGCTAAGCCGCTTCTACGCCCACGAATCCTGCGGCCAGTGCACCCCCTGCCGCGAGGGAAGCGCCTGGATGAACGACATCATCAGCCGCATCGTAGCTGGCAAGGGAGTCAAGGGAGACCTGGAGAGTCTGGAGCGGATCACCAAGGGCATCATGGGCAACACCGTCTGCGCCCTGGGCGACGCCGCCTCCATGCCGGTCATAAACTTCATCACGAAATTCAGAGCGGAATTCGACTACTACATCGAACACGGTCGTTCCATGAACGACGGTCGTTTGGAAATCTGA
- a CDS encoding 2Fe-2S iron-sulfur cluster-binding protein, translated as MIELKIDNQVIETQEGETVMEAALRHGIHIPHLCYHPCLSIAGNCRICLVQVNGRPKLMPACNLPITPGMEIETDSEPVRAARRAVMQFITLNHPVDCGICDKAGECRLQEYQMKYGADEPFNIDAKHHKPKFYDLSDRIVYDAERCILCSRCVRFTREVSGSFQLGIVERGSHSRVERLDQGTFDDPYSDNVTTICPVGALLSRDFLYKSRVWYLEPVRSVCPGCARGCSINIWKRAHHWHLRALGEEKNRMVYRVTPCDNPEINGPWICNKGFDLPKELMKRPRALRPLVHGAFVGLEETIGEAKRLISQASSPAILVSAWASNEELAAFKQHLGERFTVYTRQDAGPEKGEIVEDNVLIKGDKNPNSRGVADLFGSQAYSQAGHDLVIVWGEGVRLSDLGSATVIQLSSFENAQDKNADILIPISTFMERSGSFTNFEGTANCFDKVFDKPELVQHAGELFGRLA; from the coding sequence ATGATTGAACTAAAGATCGACAACCAAGTCATCGAGACGCAGGAAGGCGAAACCGTAATGGAAGCGGCGCTCAGGCACGGCATCCATATTCCCCACCTCTGCTATCACCCCTGCCTCTCCATCGCCGGTAACTGCCGCATCTGCCTGGTGCAGGTCAACGGTCGTCCCAAACTCATGCCGGCCTGCAACCTGCCCATCACCCCGGGAATGGAGATCGAAACGGACAGCGAACCGGTTCGGGCCGCCCGGCGTGCCGTCATGCAGTTCATCACCTTAAACCACCCGGTGGACTGCGGCATCTGCGACAAGGCGGGCGAGTGCCGGCTGCAGGAATACCAGATGAAGTACGGGGCGGATGAACCGTTCAACATCGATGCCAAGCACCACAAGCCCAAGTTCTACGACCTCTCCGACAGGATCGTCTACGACGCCGAGCGCTGCATCCTCTGCAGCCGCTGCGTGCGCTTCACCCGCGAAGTCTCCGGCTCCTTCCAGTTGGGCATCGTCGAGCGGGGCAGCCACTCCCGGGTCGAGCGCCTGGACCAGGGGACCTTCGACGACCCCTACTCGGACAACGTCACCACCATCTGTCCCGTGGGAGCGCTCCTCTCCCGCGACTTCCTCTACAAGAGCCGGGTCTGGTACCTGGAGCCGGTTCGTTCCGTCTGTCCCGGCTGCGCCAGGGGCTGCAGCATCAACATCTGGAAACGGGCCCACCACTGGCATCTGCGCGCCCTGGGCGAAGAGAAAAACCGCATGGTCTATAGGGTCACGCCGTGCGACAACCCGGAGATCAACGGTCCCTGGATCTGCAACAAAGGCTTCGACCTGCCCAAAGAACTCATGAAACGCCCCAGGGCGCTGCGTCCCCTGGTGCACGGCGCCTTCGTCGGCCTGGAAGAAACCATCGGCGAAGCCAAACGGCTCATCTCCCAGGCATCGAGCCCGGCCATCCTGGTCTCGGCGTGGGCCTCCAACGAAGAGCTGGCCGCCTTCAAACAGCACCTGGGCGAGCGCTTCACCGTCTACACCCGCCAGGACGCAGGCCCCGAGAAAGGGGAGATCGTCGAAGACAACGTCCTGATCAAGGGTGACAAGAACCCCAACAGCAGAGGCGTGGCAGACCTGTTCGGTAGCCAGGCCTACAGCCAGGCCGGCCACGACCTGGTCATCGTCTGGGGCGAAGGGGTCAGACTCTCCGACCTGGGCAGCGCCACCGTCATCCAGCTGTCCTCCTTTGAGAACGCCCAGGACAAAAACGCCGACATCCTGATCCCCATCTCCACCTTCATGGAGCGGAGCGGGAGCTTCAC